The stretch of DNA CTCGTCGTACAGCGTGGCGAACGCGGCGACCACGGCCGAGACGAGCCGATCGGTCGCGTCGGCACCGGGGTCGCCCGCGGGGAGCGTGGATACCGACGGATCGAAATAGTTCCCGTAGTCGACGACGCCGGCCTCCTCGTACAGGAACGTCTCGAGCGCATCGAAGACGGCCTCGGAAACGTAGACGCCGAACAGCTTGTACCGATCGTCTGCGGTCATGATTGGAACTCCGTGCCGCTACGCCTCGACCGTACCGTCTCGAGTACTATAAATCGCGGTCCACTCACGGCCGTGCGTCGGCGGCCGATCCGGCCCCTGACCGGTCGCGCCACACCGCGTAGCCGTACCCGACCGCGACCGCGAGCCCGTAGCTGCCGGCGAGAAACGGGAGCCAGTAGACCCAGAGCTTGTAGGCCGGCGCGATCGCGTTGCCGATCGCGGTCCCGATCACGTAGAGCAGGTAGCCGGGAAGCGCCAGCGGCGTCATGAGCGACGTCTCGAACCAGCCGAGCGCGAACGGAACGACCAGGACACCGTACGCGGCGAGCGTCGCGCAACTCGTGAGCGCGCGCCGAACCGTCGGCATCATGGCGATCCCTCCGCGAGCAGACCGTGCAACGACAGTACCTTCGCCGTCGCCAGTCGCGCGAGTTCGTTTCTCGCCTCCTGGTCGAGCAGGAACTCGGTCGTTTCGAAGAGGTAGCCGGTCGCCTCGAGATCCCGGATCGCTTTCTGGAAGAGTAACGACCCCGACGAGTTGGTCGGTTGTGCCGTCACCCTGTGGAGCGGCATGTACCAGGGGATGGCGACGTCGTTGAGATAGTCCGCGATTTCGTTGCCGTGTGCGTCCGACGAGTGAAAGATCGCTTGACCGACGTACTCCGTGTGGACGCCGTCGATCCCGAGCGATCGGTGGAGATCGAGGACGGTATCGGGCGCGTGGCGCTCGACGGCGTTCCAGATGCCCCGCGCGAGTTCGCTCGTCGGCTCGCTACCGACCGGAAAGTGACGGTTCAGGTCGCCGGCGGGACCCTCGCGCGTGTCGTTCTCGACCGCGATGCGGTTGGTCTCGGGGACCACGACGAGCGTTCCCTGATCGGGAGCCCAGTCGGCGACCTCACGAGCGACCTCGATTCCGCTTCGTTCGTCGCCGTGGACGCCGCCGAAGACCATCGCCGTCGGTCCGTCCCGCGGCGCGTCCCGTTCGTACAGTGTGGTCTCGTGATGGGTGTCGGGGAGGATCGTCTCCGTCGACGTCGTCACCTCGCCGTCACCGTCGAACGTGCGAGCCGTCGATAGCAGTTCGTCGTCGCCTGATGGGCGACTCAGGATGCCAGCGAGGCCCGCTCCGACCGTGGCAGTACCACCGATCAACAGCTGCCGTCGTTTCATCATATCGACTACTGAGTAGCTCTGTAACGCAAGTTCTTATCGGTCCCGTATCGATTGTTGGAACGCCGACTGTTCGAGAATTCGAACGACGTTATGGGATTACAAAACGGTCACAGGTGCCGTCTGGTGGGTATTCGGTGGGACAGTTCTGGTCCATTTCCGATACTGTTCACGATACGCAACTGCCCAAAGTCTACTTAAGTCGTCTGAAGACAGCAAACAAAGGTTGCTGTTTATAGCTCCTGTGTCCGGAGGGGCGGACGAAATGCAGAACGAAATGCGCACACAGCGACGGAACGTCCTTGCAGCGACGGGGACGGTAGCACTGCTTGGCGTGGGTGGGGCTGCGGGGATCACAAGCGGGCAGACATCGTCAAATATCGCGAACGCGCCTGTCCCGGCGTCGCCGAACGACTACGCGTATCCGACGATGGGAGCCGACGATGCACCGACGGCGACGCTCTACGGAAATTTCAAGTGTCCGTACACGAAGGAGTTCGTCGGTCGGAACCTTCACGCAATTATCGACGAGTTCGTCGAGACGGGGCGTCTCAAGATTCAGTTCTACAATCTTGCATACGATCCGGGCAGTACCTCGTCGACGTTCATCTCGAGTAGCGACCCGCGTGCTGCGGCTATGGGAAACGGCGTCTGGGACGCGGACCCGGACAGCTATTGGCAGTTCTTCGCCGAAACGTTCGACGATCCGCTCGAGGGGGACGTCGACGGCGACGAACTCGCGTCACGAGCCCGGGCGGCTGGTGTCTCGAACGCGGACGAAATCGTCGAGCGGGTTCGAGCGGGCGAGTACGATGCCAACGTCGAGGCGATCAGTTCCGAGGCGGCGGCCGACGGCGTCACGTACACGCCCACGCTGGAACTCGCGGGAGAGACCACCTCGCCACGCCACGGAACGCAGGATACTCTCAACTGGATCGAAGCCCGTCTAGACGACGCACCGAACGAGACGGACGCTGCAAACGGTGAGGGATCGAGCGAGCAGTCGGAAGACGAATCCGACGACCAGGACTCGGCGGACGCGACCGAGTCCGACGAGCAGGCCGACGAACCGAACGGCGGACCGTCCGAGAGCGACGCTGGGTCGTCCGAGAGTAACGCGAGATCATCCTCATCCGGGAGCGACACCGGATCGTCCGAGACGGACGCCGACGTCATTCAAACCGAGACGAAGACCGAGGACGGCGGTGGAAACGCGACCTGGAACCAAAACGCGGAGTGCGAGGGTCCCTGGGACACGTCCGACCTCTGGGAACAGAAACAGGAGTGCTAACGTCATTCCCGATCACGTCGTCGACGGACGCGATATGGCTCGAGGACGGCGGACCGTGACCGGCGTCTCGAAGATCGGTGTGTCGGTGTGGATCAGGTGACCCCTCCTCGTCGGAAACGTCAGGGCTTCCCACGGCACCGCACCGCTGGTTTGGGATATTTGCTGGTTTGTAACCCGGTCGCCATGACACGGCTCGTATACGGTCCTACAAATGAGGGGTCGGTGTAGCGTTCGAGCGCCTCGTGAACAATTCGACAGAACTCGTCGGGATGTTGCTCGAGGGTGTTCAGTTCGGTCGCGCCCGCGCCGTGTTCCTGCTCCCGCTCGATGATTCGGCGATTGGACGCAACGCCGCCGGTCTCGGTCGCCGAACTCGTTTCGATCAACTTCCGGGGCGGCTCTAAGGCTTCGATCTGGGCGTTCGTGACCGCAAGCCGTTCGATCAGGACCCGTTGATTCAGGTCGCCGCGCTGATAGAACCACGCGAGTTTGCCCGCCACGTTCGCCGGCACTACCAGTCAGTGAAACGCAAGGAAGATAGCCGTCGGAATAATTCCTACGGGCGTTCTGCGGCCAATCTGCGGTCGCCGCGCACGACCTCAGCGGGGCTGGTCGGGACCGTCACGGTCGTCGATCTCGTCGGACGCGTCGGATTTGGTGCGAGTCATCGCGGTCGCGAGAGAGACGGTCCCGTACGCGACTGCGCGTCCGAGTTGCAGCTGCTGGCGCTGGAGCGCTACCTGTCCGGCGAGAGTGCTCCGAAACAGTTGTTGCTGGACGGCGAACGCCGTCGAAATGGGCGACGCCGTTCGCCGACCACCCTTCCTGCCATCGGTCGGTTCGCCATCCGAATCTCCGCGTCTGTCGCTGTCGACGCCGGGAACTGCCTCGGCGGGACGGCGATCGATACTCGAGTCGTCATCGGTGAGGATACGACGGTCGACGAGTTCGTCATCGTCCCCGGATCTGGGTTCCGCCCCGCCGATGGTCGCGGGATCGATGGCGGCAGCAGGTTCCCGATCGGGGTCGGTGACCGCCTCGAGATCGGTGCCGCGATCCAGTTCGCTGGCGAGATCTCGCTCCGCCGACGGGCTCGTGTCGGCGTTGCCGTCGGGTCCGTCGGAAGGGCCGCTCGCCGCGACCGATTCGATGCCGGTCCCCCGATCGAGTTCGTCGGCGAGGGTCCCCTCGTCGGACGGCGTCTCCGCGGCGTCGGCCGCTCCGTCGGAGTCGTCGGATCGAGCCGCCGACTCGATGTTGCGTCCGATGTCGAGTTCGGCCGTCAGACCCACGTCTTCGGTCGGATTCCGTTCGGCGCGATCGTCCATCCCGTCGCTGACGGCTTCGAGCGACTCGCTATCAGCGCGTCGAACGGATGCGTCGCTGCGGTCAGTCGCGGCCGATGGACTCTCACTGGTCGATTCGCCGTCGTCGCTCACCGGTAACCCGTCAGTGACGCCTCGCTCGTCCGTCAGATCCACGGTCGACGCGGCCTCGTCTGGTATCCCGGACCCGGTGGCCCCGTTCAGAGATTCGGTCTCCGTTTCACCGTCCGCTTCGGTCCGCGAAGGCTCCGTGGACCCGT from Natrinema salaciae encodes:
- a CDS encoding succinylglutamate desuccinylase/aspartoacylase family protein → MKRRQLLIGGTATVGAGLAGILSRPSGDDELLSTARTFDGDGEVTTSTETILPDTHHETTLYERDAPRDGPTAMVFGGVHGDERSGIEVAREVADWAPDQGTLVVVPETNRIAVENDTREGPAGDLNRHFPVGSEPTSELARGIWNAVERHAPDTVLDLHRSLGIDGVHTEYVGQAIFHSSDAHGNEIADYLNDVAIPWYMPLHRVTAQPTNSSGSLLFQKAIRDLEATGYLFETTEFLLDQEARNELARLATAKVLSLHGLLAEGSP
- a CDS encoding DsbA family protein, yielding MQNEMRTQRRNVLAATGTVALLGVGGAAGITSGQTSSNIANAPVPASPNDYAYPTMGADDAPTATLYGNFKCPYTKEFVGRNLHAIIDEFVETGRLKIQFYNLAYDPGSTSSTFISSSDPRAAAMGNGVWDADPDSYWQFFAETFDDPLEGDVDGDELASRARAAGVSNADEIVERVRAGEYDANVEAISSEAAADGVTYTPTLELAGETTSPRHGTQDTLNWIEARLDDAPNETDAANGEGSSEQSEDESDDQDSADATESDEQADEPNGGPSESDAGSSESNARSSSSGSDTGSSETDADVIQTETKTEDGGGNATWNQNAECEGPWDTSDLWEQKQEC